The Salinispora tropica CNB-440 genome has a window encoding:
- a CDS encoding WD40/YVTN/BNR-like repeat-containing protein: protein MKRRRRHLLAGLAVVALVATTGVAGIHLAGTEVPAAAAATGDGELPNALGAHLEQMRRSVPGNDGMSLDGPGGAAQQEFLKRAYPANEVSLAEADRSKAAFAAAERRFRGGQRWTNVGPSEAVYPFTEYRNAFNYVPNEYVAGGRVTSLDISPDCNRWLCRAYATPSGGGVWGTLNILAAEPKWFYLGGPLGINAAGSVKIDRNDRHGLTIYVGTGEANICGSGCVAGVGLYRSTNGGLTWQGPLGKEVLAGKGIAEITIEPDDPKTIYVATTTALRGMSSACCTGVTRPVPDAEKWGLYKTTDGGKNWSFIHNGSASATDCTGDAEEFGNNGVCSPRGVRYVKLDPKNSDIVYASSYGRGVWRSPDAGSSWTQIKPSLNPELFQTRAAIDVTALPNGKTRMYVYEGNFGNPYSRLLRSDDVAGGTPTFTDLTSSNPADPGYATYNQCTGQCWYDMFVHTPPGHPDIVYTGGSYVYGETIAHKRAVVLSTDAGVSGTDMTFDGTDELHPNGLHPDQHAIVTNPRDPYQFFEANDGGIMRSSGDFVDRSTWCDNPDRNLTIQAQQDRCKQMLSRIPTKLESVNKGMNTLQFISLSVSPHDVNLLQGGTQDNGTWENNGERRRWSNTMIGDGGASGFDVGKPEFRFHTFFNASPEVNFAGGDIAEWIWTADPIYGQPGTLFYAPVISDPVVSGTMFAGTGRSVYRTKTFGLGDRSIEEANRICNTWTGTFEAQCGDWEELGSTPLTDEAWGDRAGGAVSVVQRVDTDSATAYAATSTGRVFVSHNVDAESAAEVTWTRIDNPDTPNRFVTSVHIDPTDPNRAWVSYSGFNSNTPETLGHAFEVTTAGTTATWTDRSYDFGDQPITDLVRDDVTGDLYASTDFGVLRLATGRTSWTKAAGGMPNVEVAGLTIVPGERVLYAASHGLGAWQLKLK from the coding sequence GTGAAGCGCAGACGTCGCCATTTACTCGCAGGACTAGCGGTCGTCGCCCTCGTCGCGACGACGGGTGTCGCCGGCATCCACCTCGCCGGTACCGAAGTACCGGCCGCCGCCGCGGCGACCGGGGACGGCGAGCTACCGAACGCCCTCGGAGCGCACCTGGAGCAGATGCGTCGGTCGGTACCGGGCAACGACGGCATGTCGCTGGACGGTCCGGGTGGCGCCGCGCAGCAGGAGTTCCTCAAGCGGGCCTACCCGGCCAACGAGGTCAGCCTCGCCGAGGCCGACCGCTCGAAGGCGGCGTTCGCGGCGGCGGAGCGTCGGTTCCGGGGTGGCCAACGGTGGACCAACGTCGGGCCGAGTGAGGCGGTGTACCCGTTCACCGAGTACCGCAACGCCTTCAACTACGTTCCCAACGAGTATGTCGCCGGTGGCCGGGTGACCTCCCTCGACATCAGCCCCGACTGCAACCGGTGGCTCTGCCGGGCGTACGCCACGCCCTCCGGTGGTGGCGTCTGGGGCACCCTCAACATCCTCGCCGCCGAGCCGAAGTGGTTCTACCTGGGTGGCCCGCTCGGCATTAACGCGGCCGGATCGGTCAAGATCGACCGCAACGACCGGCACGGGCTCACCATCTATGTCGGTACCGGTGAGGCGAACATCTGCGGCTCCGGATGTGTCGCCGGTGTTGGTCTCTACCGGTCGACCAATGGCGGTCTGACCTGGCAGGGCCCGCTCGGCAAGGAGGTGCTCGCCGGCAAGGGCATCGCCGAGATCACCATCGAGCCGGACGACCCGAAGACCATCTACGTCGCCACCACCACCGCGCTACGCGGTATGTCCAGCGCCTGCTGCACGGGCGTGACGCGACCGGTGCCGGACGCGGAGAAGTGGGGCCTCTACAAGACCACCGACGGTGGCAAGAACTGGAGTTTCATCCACAACGGTTCGGCCTCCGCCACCGACTGCACCGGCGACGCCGAGGAGTTCGGCAACAACGGGGTCTGCTCGCCGCGCGGCGTCCGCTACGTCAAGCTCGACCCGAAGAACTCCGACATCGTGTACGCGTCGTCGTACGGCCGTGGTGTCTGGCGCTCCCCGGACGCCGGCTCAAGCTGGACGCAGATCAAGCCGTCGCTCAACCCGGAGCTGTTCCAGACCCGGGCCGCCATCGACGTCACCGCGTTGCCGAACGGCAAGACCCGGATGTACGTCTACGAGGGTAACTTCGGTAACCCGTACTCGCGGTTGCTGCGCAGTGACGACGTGGCCGGCGGAACCCCCACGTTCACCGATCTGACCAGCTCGAACCCGGCAGACCCGGGGTACGCCACCTACAACCAGTGCACCGGCCAGTGCTGGTACGACATGTTCGTACACACCCCGCCGGGGCATCCGGACATCGTCTACACCGGTGGCTCCTACGTCTATGGTGAGACGATCGCGCACAAGCGGGCCGTGGTCCTCTCCACCGACGCCGGGGTCAGCGGCACCGACATGACCTTCGACGGCACCGACGAGCTGCACCCGAACGGTCTGCATCCCGACCAGCACGCGATCGTGACCAACCCGCGTGACCCGTACCAGTTCTTCGAGGCCAACGACGGCGGGATCATGCGCTCCAGCGGTGACTTCGTCGATCGATCCACCTGGTGTGACAACCCGGACCGAAACCTGACCATTCAGGCCCAGCAGGATCGCTGCAAGCAGATGCTCTCCCGGATCCCGACCAAGCTGGAGAGCGTCAACAAGGGCATGAACACGTTGCAGTTCATCAGCCTCTCGGTCAGCCCGCACGACGTGAACCTGTTGCAGGGCGGGACGCAGGACAACGGGACCTGGGAGAACAACGGCGAGCGGCGGCGCTGGTCGAACACGATGATCGGTGACGGCGGCGCCTCCGGCTTCGATGTCGGCAAGCCCGAGTTCCGCTTCCACACCTTCTTCAACGCGTCGCCGGAGGTGAACTTCGCCGGCGGCGACATCGCCGAGTGGATCTGGACCGCGGATCCGATCTACGGCCAGCCGGGCACCCTCTTCTACGCTCCGGTGATCAGCGACCCGGTGGTCAGCGGCACGATGTTCGCCGGTACCGGCCGCTCGGTGTACCGGACGAAGACCTTCGGTCTGGGCGACCGGAGTATCGAGGAGGCCAACCGGATCTGCAACACCTGGACCGGCACCTTCGAGGCGCAGTGCGGAGACTGGGAGGAACTGGGCAGCACGCCGCTCACCGACGAGGCGTGGGGGGACCGGGCCGGCGGTGCCGTCTCGGTGGTGCAGCGGGTCGACACCGACTCCGCCACCGCCTACGCGGCCACCAGCACGGGTCGGGTCTTCGTCAGCCACAATGTCGACGCCGAGTCGGCCGCCGAGGTGACCTGGACCCGGATCGACAACCCGGACACCCCGAACCGATTCGTCACCAGTGTCCACATCGATCCGACTGACCCGAACCGGGCGTGGGTCTCCTACAGCGGCTTCAACTCGAACACGCCCGAAACGCTCGGGCACGCCTTCGAGGTGACGACCGCCGGCACGACGGCGACCTGGACCGACCGCTCCTACGACTTCGGTGATCAGCCGATCACCGACCTGGTCCGGGACGACGTCACCGGTGACCTGTACGCGTCGACCGACTTCGGCGTGTTGCGGCTGGCTACGGGGCGGACCAGCTGGACCAAGGCGGCCGGCGGCATGCCGAATGTGGAGGTCGCCGGGCTCACCATCGTGCCGGGCGAGCGGGTCCTCTACGCGGCCTCGCACGGTCTGGGCGCCTGGCAGCTCAAACTGAAGTAG
- a CDS encoding lycopene cyclase family protein, which translates to MWQRVRVTTVDVDLALVGGGGAGSLVLAALDRWGVRGLRVAVIDPVRRRGQDRTWAFWGRPDDGLDPLLAASWSQVEVAVPGRRRVLDLAPLRYAMLRSAPVYDQAATAEQRLGAVRVAAPAEAVEDDGSRVTIHAGGSTLRASWVLDSRPRPPRRAGRTNWLQHFRGWWLEADRPLFDPGRAVLMDFRTPQPVRGVSFGYVLPVTDRYALVEYTEFTSGLLTDAGYDAALAGYRDRLGLDPGRLRVREVENGVIPMTDGPFDPRPSPRVVRLGTGGGATRPSTGFTFAAMHRQAGQIAEALAAGRAPVPAPAYPRRHRWLDAVALRALDRGGVGGPDFFDRLFDRNPAERVLRFLDGTTSPAEEVALMSTTRPTPMVAATLGDAAARLRDRLVPWRRPAPGRVPPPVTGAPRSSHPAE; encoded by the coding sequence GTGTGGCAGCGTGTACGGGTGACCACCGTTGACGTTGACCTCGCCCTGGTCGGTGGTGGCGGCGCGGGCTCCCTCGTGCTCGCCGCCCTGGATCGGTGGGGCGTGCGCGGTCTGCGGGTGGCGGTGATCGATCCGGTGCGCCGGCGCGGCCAGGACCGGACCTGGGCGTTCTGGGGCCGACCCGACGACGGGCTCGACCCGCTGTTGGCGGCGAGCTGGTCCCAGGTGGAGGTGGCGGTGCCGGGGCGGCGTCGCGTGCTCGACCTCGCCCCGCTGCGGTACGCGATGCTGCGTTCGGCCCCCGTCTACGACCAGGCAGCCACCGCCGAACAGCGACTCGGCGCGGTCCGCGTCGCGGCCCCGGCCGAGGCGGTCGAGGACGACGGCAGCCGGGTCACGATCCATGCCGGCGGGTCGACGCTACGGGCGTCCTGGGTCCTCGACTCCCGGCCCCGCCCGCCCCGGCGAGCCGGGCGTACCAACTGGCTCCAGCACTTCCGCGGCTGGTGGCTCGAGGCCGACCGGCCGCTGTTCGACCCGGGTCGGGCGGTGCTGATGGACTTCCGTACCCCGCAGCCGGTTCGGGGCGTGTCGTTCGGGTACGTGTTGCCGGTCACCGACCGGTACGCGTTGGTCGAGTACACCGAGTTCACCTCCGGCCTGCTCACCGACGCCGGCTATGACGCGGCGCTGGCCGGGTACCGGGACCGGCTCGGGCTGGACCCGGGCCGGCTCCGGGTGCGGGAGGTGGAGAACGGGGTGATCCCGATGACCGACGGCCCGTTCGACCCGCGGCCCTCGCCCCGGGTGGTCCGCCTCGGCACCGGCGGTGGTGCCACCCGACCCTCCACCGGCTTCACGTTCGCCGCCATGCACCGGCAGGCGGGGCAGATCGCCGAGGCGCTCGCCGCCGGGCGGGCGCCGGTCCCGGCACCCGCGTACCCCCGTCGACACCGGTGGCTGGACGCGGTCGCGCTGCGGGCGCTGGACCGCGGTGGGGTGGGCGGTCCCGACTTCTTCGACCGGCTCTTCGACCGCAACCCGGCCGAGCGGGTGTTGCGCTTCCTCGATGGGACCACCAGCCCGGCCGAGGAGGTCGCGTTGATGAGCACCACCCGGCCAACACCGATGGTCGCCGCTACCCTCGGTGACGCCGCCGCCCGGCTGCGGGACCGGCTCGTCCCGTGGCGGCGGCCCGCCCCCGGCCGAGTCCCGCCGCCGGTCACCGGCGCGCCCCGGAGCTCCCACCCGGCCGAGTGA
- a CDS encoding ABC transporter ATP-binding protein has protein sequence MNDAGLTHDAGLTLDGVSAAYRGVTVLQQMRLTMARGELLVVLGPSGAGKSTLLRVVAGLEPVTTGRVWIAGRDVTADRPGRRNVSMVFQSYALFPHLTVAENIAFGLVVRDVPKTAARERARSAAEQVGAAHLLDRRPGQLSGGERQRVALARALVREPDVFLLDEPLSNLDLALRVQMRAELRALHDRLGATMVHVTHDQTEALVLADRIAVLRDGRVEQVGTPDEIWHTPASRFVAGFVGSPAMNVLPSSGPIHPSGAPPTGVSGDREIGFRPEAVVLGASDGVAATVDRVEVVGTDAYAYLTLLAGCPVVARVPAAHRPARGDTVRVGVRWADTHVFDADTGLRCAP, from the coding sequence GTGAACGATGCCGGTCTGACCCACGATGCCGGACTGACGCTGGACGGGGTGAGCGCCGCCTACCGGGGCGTCACCGTCCTGCAGCAGATGCGGTTGACCATGGCCCGGGGGGAACTCCTGGTGGTACTCGGCCCCTCCGGCGCCGGCAAGTCGACGCTGTTGCGGGTGGTGGCCGGCCTGGAGCCGGTCACCACCGGGCGAGTCTGGATCGCCGGTCGGGATGTCACCGCCGACCGTCCCGGCCGGCGCAACGTGTCGATGGTCTTCCAGTCGTACGCGCTCTTCCCTCACCTGACCGTCGCCGAGAACATCGCGTTCGGCCTGGTGGTGCGGGATGTCCCGAAGACGGCGGCCCGAGAGCGGGCCCGGTCCGCCGCCGAGCAGGTCGGTGCGGCGCACCTGCTCGACCGGCGGCCCGGGCAGCTCTCCGGCGGTGAGCGGCAGCGGGTCGCGTTGGCCCGGGCGTTGGTGCGGGAGCCGGACGTGTTCCTGCTCGACGAGCCGCTGTCCAACCTCGACCTTGCGCTGCGGGTGCAGATGCGGGCCGAGCTACGGGCCCTGCACGATCGGCTCGGTGCCACGATGGTGCACGTCACGCACGATCAAACCGAGGCGTTGGTGCTGGCCGACCGGATCGCGGTGCTGCGTGACGGCCGGGTGGAGCAGGTCGGTACGCCGGACGAGATCTGGCACACCCCGGCGAGCCGGTTCGTGGCGGGCTTCGTCGGCTCTCCAGCGATGAACGTGCTTCCCAGTTCCGGCCCAATCCACCCATCCGGTGCCCCGCCGACGGGGGTGTCCGGCGACCGGGAGATCGGGTTTCGCCCGGAGGCGGTGGTGTTGGGGGCGTCCGACGGGGTGGCGGCGACCGTTGACCGGGTTGAGGTGGTCGGCACGGACGCCTACGCCTACCTCACCCTCCTTGCCGGGTGCCCGGTGGTGGCCCGGGTGCCCGCCGCCCACCGGCCCGCGCGCGGCGATACGGTCCGAGTCGGGGTCCGCTGGGCCGATACGCACGTCTTCGACGCCGACACCGGCCTCCGGTGTGCCCCTTGA
- a CDS encoding slipin family protein → MAAGFLGGVIAVAVLALFGALSLRIVQQYERGVVFRFGRVVHPVREPGLRLIIPIVDRMVKVSMQTTVIDVPAQGAITRDNVTLKVDAVVYFRVVDPVKALVNVRKYPAAVLQISQTALRSVIGKVDLDTLLADRDKVNADLKSVIDAPTEGPWGLNIERVEVKDVSLPEGMKRSMSRQAEAERDRRARVIAADGEYQASRRLADASQTMANTPGAYQLRLLQTVSDVAAEKNSTLVMPFPVELLRFFDKYARTAPTDQDEVRAEQGTPHLSGDGHRRDGGPRQPAQ, encoded by the coding sequence ATGGCAGCCGGCTTTCTCGGTGGGGTGATCGCGGTAGCCGTTCTGGCGCTGTTCGGTGCCCTGAGCCTGCGGATCGTGCAGCAGTACGAGCGCGGGGTGGTCTTCCGGTTCGGACGGGTCGTGCACCCCGTTCGGGAACCTGGTCTGCGGCTGATCATTCCGATCGTTGACCGGATGGTCAAGGTGAGTATGCAGACCACGGTGATCGACGTGCCGGCACAAGGGGCGATCACGCGGGACAACGTGACCCTCAAGGTCGACGCGGTGGTCTACTTTCGGGTCGTGGACCCGGTGAAGGCACTGGTGAACGTGCGGAAGTATCCCGCGGCGGTGCTACAGATCTCGCAGACCGCCCTGCGGTCGGTGATCGGGAAGGTGGACCTGGACACCCTCCTCGCCGACCGGGACAAGGTCAACGCCGATCTCAAGTCGGTGATCGACGCCCCGACCGAGGGGCCGTGGGGTCTGAACATCGAACGGGTCGAGGTCAAGGATGTCTCGCTGCCGGAGGGGATGAAGCGGTCGATGTCCCGGCAGGCCGAGGCCGAGCGGGACCGGCGGGCCCGGGTGATCGCCGCCGATGGCGAGTACCAGGCGTCCCGACGGCTCGCCGACGCCTCCCAGACCATGGCGAACACCCCGGGGGCCTACCAGCTGCGGCTGCTCCAGACCGTGTCGGATGTGGCGGCGGAGAAGAACAGCACCCTGGTGATGCCTTTCCCGGTGGAGCTACTGCGCTTCTTCGACAAGTACGCGCGTACCGCCCCGACGGATCAGGACGAGGTCCGGGCAGAGCAGGGCACCCCGCACCTGTCCGGCGACGGTCACCGTCGGGACGGCGGGCCGCGGCAACCGGCCCAGTGA
- a CDS encoding carbohydrate ABC transporter permease, whose amino-acid sequence MGGRASGPPPLSGTIGRIWHALGALFVLLVFVPPLLLLISGSLTEPGLPPSPTPQLIPDPVSTVGYRQALEVGGVLRAALNSLLVAAVAVPLSVLVAALAGFALARLAPRGTALVVAASLVALMVPATALLVPRFAIFRALGLTDTLVPLIAPALLGTSPLYVLVYYLAFRALPRDLYDACLVEDMTPMGIWWRVALPMVRPVTAAITALTFVLTWSNFLDPLIYVYDRDLFTLPLALRSLSVLDPTNFPVFLAGAVLATGPAVLVFGFAQRRFFDHDDQTGRNRP is encoded by the coding sequence GTGGGGGGCCGCGCCAGCGGCCCCCCACCGCTGTCCGGGACGATCGGCCGGATCTGGCACGCCCTGGGCGCGCTCTTCGTCCTGCTCGTCTTCGTCCCGCCGCTCCTGCTGCTGATCTCGGGCTCGCTCACCGAGCCCGGTCTGCCGCCGTCCCCCACCCCGCAGCTGATCCCCGATCCGGTCTCCACCGTCGGCTACCGACAGGCCCTGGAGGTCGGCGGAGTCCTGCGCGCCGCGCTCAACTCACTGCTGGTCGCGGCCGTCGCGGTGCCGCTGAGTGTGCTGGTCGCCGCGCTGGCCGGCTTCGCGTTGGCCCGGCTCGCACCACGGGGCACCGCCCTCGTCGTCGCGGCGTCCCTGGTCGCCCTGATGGTGCCGGCCACCGCACTTCTGGTACCCCGGTTCGCGATCTTCCGCGCGCTCGGGCTGACCGATACGCTGGTGCCCTTGATCGCTCCGGCGCTGTTGGGTACCTCCCCGCTCTACGTCCTGGTCTACTACCTGGCCTTCCGGGCGCTGCCGCGGGACCTCTACGACGCCTGTCTGGTGGAGGACATGACGCCGATGGGCATCTGGTGGCGGGTCGCGCTCCCGATGGTGCGTCCGGTCACTGCCGCGATCACCGCCCTAACCTTCGTGCTGACCTGGTCGAACTTCCTCGATCCACTGATCTATGTGTACGACCGTGACCTGTTCACCCTGCCCTTGGCGCTGCGTTCGTTGTCGGTGCTGGATCCGACGAACTTCCCGGTTTTCCTGGCCGGGGCGGTCCTGGCGACCGGCCCGGCCGTGCTGGTCTTCGGGTTCGCCCAGCGCCGTTTCTTTGACCACGACGACCAGACAGGACGGAACCGGCCATGA
- a CDS encoding ABC transporter substrate-binding protein, whose translation MRRPKALLAALLATVLVATGCGAGPGTASDGPVRLLVFGAPEELAAYRTLIEAYGQARPGNEVQLIEASDRKDLLARLATSVAGGAPPDLFLMNYRFYGQFAAKNVVEPLDERIAASEKVNPADYYPVAMEAFTWGGQQLCLPQNVSSLAVYYNRTLFAEYQVPEPKAGWTWNDMVGTAIAMTRDDRGVMVKGTESEGAAVRPAVHGLGVEPSIIRVAPFTWSAGGEIVDDPDRPTRLTLDTPTGREALKNLVDLRQAYGVVPTDEEVEAEDDESRFANGRLAMLMSSRRSTTTFRSITGFEWDVAPLPVYQDQVGVLHSDAYCMTRGAKRKDAAWRFLEFAISAEGQEIIAATGRTVPSHIGVSQSPVFLDSSQPPRNATVFLDTVPTLRTLPTVSTWPEVEDVTAGILENALYRGDRLDDVIRALDEQTRPLFARGEHG comes from the coding sequence ATGAGAAGACCCAAGGCGCTGCTGGCGGCGCTGCTGGCTACGGTGCTCGTCGCGACCGGCTGTGGAGCCGGACCCGGGACCGCCTCCGACGGGCCGGTGCGGCTGCTGGTTTTCGGTGCCCCCGAGGAGCTGGCCGCGTATCGCACGCTGATCGAGGCGTACGGTCAGGCCCGGCCCGGCAACGAGGTGCAGCTCATCGAGGCGAGCGACCGCAAGGACCTGCTGGCCCGGCTCGCCACCTCGGTCGCCGGGGGTGCCCCGCCGGACCTGTTCCTGATGAACTACCGCTTCTATGGCCAGTTCGCCGCGAAGAACGTGGTCGAGCCCTTGGACGAGCGGATCGCCGCCTCCGAGAAGGTGAATCCCGCTGACTACTACCCGGTGGCGATGGAGGCCTTCACCTGGGGCGGCCAACAGCTCTGTCTACCGCAGAACGTCTCCAGTCTCGCCGTCTACTACAACCGCACCCTCTTCGCCGAATACCAGGTCCCCGAGCCGAAGGCGGGCTGGACCTGGAACGACATGGTCGGCACCGCCATCGCGATGACCCGGGACGACCGTGGTGTGATGGTCAAGGGCACCGAGAGCGAGGGGGCCGCTGTCCGCCCGGCCGTGCACGGGCTCGGCGTCGAGCCGTCGATCATCCGCGTCGCCCCGTTCACGTGGTCCGCCGGCGGCGAGATTGTCGATGACCCGGATCGGCCGACCCGACTCACCCTGGACACCCCGACCGGCCGAGAGGCGCTGAAGAACCTGGTCGACCTCCGCCAGGCGTACGGGGTGGTTCCCACCGACGAGGAGGTCGAGGCCGAGGACGACGAGTCCCGCTTCGCCAACGGTCGGCTCGCCATGCTGATGTCCTCGCGACGCTCCACCACCACCTTCCGCTCGATCACCGGCTTCGAGTGGGACGTCGCCCCACTGCCGGTCTACCAGGACCAGGTGGGGGTGCTGCACTCCGACGCGTACTGCATGACTCGGGGTGCCAAGCGTAAGGATGCGGCGTGGCGGTTCCTGGAGTTCGCCATCTCCGCCGAGGGGCAGGAGATCATCGCCGCCACCGGGCGGACCGTGCCGTCGCACATCGGTGTCTCACAGTCCCCGGTGTTCCTCGACTCGTCCCAACCACCACGTAACGCGACGGTCTTCCTCGACACGGTCCCCACCCTGCGGACGTTGCCGACAGTTTCCACCTGGCCGGAGGTCGAGGATGTGACCGCCGGGATCCTGGAGAACGCGCTGTACCGGGGCGACCGGTTGGACGACGTCATCCGCGCTCTGGATGAGCAGACCCGCCCGCTGTTCGCCCGTGGTGAGCACGGGTGA
- a CDS encoding pentapeptide repeat-containing protein gives MAKIGPAELRADCSRCVGLCCVAPAFAASADFAIDKPAGRPCPNLRPDFHCGIHTALRDRGFPGCTVFDCFGAGQRVTQVTFEGRDWRDDQPTAQAMFDTFAVVRPLHELLWHLTEALTMELPAPLRAALTEALADTDQLAGGDPESVRALAVDAHRGRVVPLLSQASAHTRARGGRPGADRRGAALLGADLRRVDLRRASLRGAQLVGADLRGVDLTGTDLTGADLRGADLRGTDLSGALFVHQSQLDAARGDGTTVLPPGRSRPAHWAALPGAQRRPPAHRSGRRR, from the coding sequence ATGGCAAAAATCGGTCCGGCGGAGCTGCGCGCTGACTGCTCCCGATGCGTAGGGCTCTGCTGCGTGGCGCCCGCCTTCGCCGCCTCAGCCGACTTCGCGATCGACAAGCCGGCCGGACGGCCCTGCCCAAACCTGCGCCCGGACTTCCACTGCGGGATCCACACCGCTCTGCGGGACCGCGGCTTCCCTGGCTGCACCGTCTTCGACTGCTTCGGGGCCGGCCAGCGGGTGACCCAGGTGACCTTCGAGGGGCGAGACTGGCGGGACGACCAGCCCACCGCCCAGGCCATGTTCGACACCTTCGCCGTGGTGCGGCCACTCCACGAACTGCTCTGGCATCTGACCGAGGCGCTGACGATGGAGCTGCCCGCACCGCTGCGGGCAGCGCTGACCGAGGCGCTCGCCGACACCGACCAGTTGGCCGGTGGCGACCCGGAGTCGGTGCGGGCGCTGGCTGTCGACGCGCACCGCGGCAGAGTCGTTCCGCTACTGTCCCAAGCCAGTGCCCATACCCGGGCCCGGGGTGGCCGCCCTGGCGCTGATCGGCGCGGCGCCGCCTTACTCGGCGCCGACCTGCGCCGAGTCGACCTGCGGCGAGCGAGTCTGCGCGGTGCCCAGCTGGTCGGTGCCGACCTGCGCGGAGTCGACCTGACCGGTACGGACCTCACCGGAGCGGACCTACGCGGCGCCGACCTGCGCGGCACAGACCTGTCGGGCGCTCTCTTCGTGCACCAGTCCCAGCTCGATGCGGCCCGAGGCGACGGGACCACCGTTCTTCCGCCGGGGCGCAGCCGCCCCGCGCACTGGGCGGCGCTGCCGGGCGCCCAACGCCGGCCGCCTGCCCACAGATCTGGCCGCCGGCGCTGA
- a CDS encoding MFS transporter produces the protein MRALVSARLGADFTKLWTASAVSNVGDGVTMAAGPLLIASITTNPALIGGAVFVQQLPWLLFALISGAYVDRLDRRKLVVAVNTLRAAALTALTLAVATDTTTVALVYAVFFLLGTGETLADTAAGAFLPAIVASDRLATANARLMATFTIANQFVAKPLGAWLFVIAAAVPFGVNALTFAVAAALVATIRPIPALPPVAPRRSLRMEITDGVRWLFGHRLLRTLAVSMGLANLAFCAAFATLVLYARQRLGLSDIGYGFLLTTFAVGGLIGTVLAPRLQRIVGTGTLLRAGLVVELVTHATLAITTTPLVAAAILIAFGIHTMVWGVVVVTLRQRVVPTQLLGRVGSVYSLLDLGGAALGSLLGGLLAGAWGLTTPFWVAAAVMALIAAATWRPLRTASAT, from the coding sequence TTGCGTGCCCTTGTCTCCGCGCGTCTCGGCGCGGACTTCACCAAGCTGTGGACCGCCTCGGCCGTGTCCAATGTCGGTGACGGAGTCACCATGGCGGCCGGTCCACTGCTGATCGCCTCCATCACCACCAATCCGGCGCTCATCGGTGGCGCTGTCTTCGTCCAACAACTACCCTGGCTGCTGTTCGCCTTGATCAGCGGCGCCTACGTTGACCGGTTGGACCGCCGCAAGCTGGTAGTAGCCGTCAACACGCTGCGCGCCGCGGCACTCACCGCGCTGACCCTCGCCGTCGCCACCGACACCACCACGGTGGCTCTGGTCTACGCGGTGTTCTTTCTCCTCGGTACCGGAGAGACCCTGGCCGACACCGCCGCCGGCGCCTTCCTGCCCGCCATCGTGGCATCGGACCGGCTGGCCACGGCCAACGCCCGGCTGATGGCCACCTTCACCATCGCCAACCAGTTCGTCGCCAAACCGCTGGGGGCGTGGCTGTTCGTGATCGCCGCCGCCGTGCCGTTCGGCGTCAACGCCCTGACCTTCGCCGTGGCCGCGGCGCTGGTGGCGACGATCCGGCCGATCCCCGCGCTCCCACCGGTGGCACCACGCCGAAGCCTGCGGATGGAGATCACCGACGGCGTCCGCTGGCTGTTCGGACATCGACTCCTACGTACGCTCGCGGTGAGTATGGGGCTGGCGAACCTCGCGTTCTGCGCCGCCTTCGCCACCTTGGTTCTCTACGCCCGGCAGCGACTGGGCCTGTCCGACATCGGCTACGGCTTCCTCCTGACCACCTTTGCCGTCGGCGGATTGATCGGTACCGTCCTCGCGCCGCGGCTACAACGGATTGTCGGGACGGGCACCCTGCTCCGCGCCGGCCTCGTCGTCGAACTCGTCACCCACGCCACCCTGGCGATCACCACAACCCCACTCGTCGCCGCCGCCATCCTGATCGCCTTCGGGATACACACCATGGTCTGGGGGGTCGTCGTGGTGACCCTGCGCCAACGTGTCGTGCCGACGCAGCTGCTCGGCCGGGTCGGCAGCGTCTACTCGCTGCTCGATCTCGGCGGCGCGGCCCTCGGTTCGCTCCTCGGCGGCCTGCTCGCCGGCGCGTGGGGACTCACCACACCGTTCTGGGTCGCCGCCGCCGTCATGGCGCTCATCGCTGCCGCCACCTGGCGACCGCTGCGTACGGCATCAGCCACCTGA